A genomic window from Vagococcus entomophilus includes:
- a CDS encoding TIGR00730 family Rossman fold protein yields the protein MKIAVYCGASVGNDGKYIACAKKIGEWLAKEGHTLVYGGGHAGLMGVLADTVLKNHGDVIGVIPEFLKNRELAHTSLTELFVVEDMHQRKKKMIDLAQCYIALPGGPGTLEEISEVISWGRIGEHRNPCILFNEKEYYNPLQHFYQRMVEEGFLTAEDFSKILFSDSLEEIKSFICSYTPPAIRSYK from the coding sequence ATGAAGATTGCAGTTTATTGTGGCGCAAGTGTCGGGAATGACGGGAAATATATTGCTTGTGCGAAAAAAATAGGTGAATGGCTAGCAAAAGAAGGGCACACTTTAGTTTATGGTGGAGGCCATGCAGGCTTGATGGGGGTGCTAGCGGATACGGTATTAAAGAATCATGGAGATGTGATTGGTGTCATACCAGAATTTTTAAAAAATAGAGAGCTTGCACATACAAGCCTGACAGAACTTTTCGTTGTAGAAGATATGCATCAACGCAAGAAAAAAATGATTGACTTAGCACAGTGTTATATTGCATTACCAGGTGGTCCAGGAACTTTAGAGGAAATCTCAGAAGTGATTTCTTGGGGAAGGATTGGGGAGCACAGAAACCCCTGTATCTTATTTAACGAAAAAGAGTATTACAATCCGTTGCAACATTTTTATCAAAGAATGGTAGAAGAGGGCTTTTTAACAGCAGAAGACTTCTCTAAAATCTTATTTTCGGATTCTCTTGAAGAAATTAAGTCATTTATTTGCTCGTACACACCACCAGCTATTCGTTCTTACAAATAG
- a CDS encoding response regulator produces MNILLIDDHMLIGKSLEITLKNNSNINEFHYITDPKLAEYSVNLYKPSIILMDIHMGKYNGLELGKHLLNMFDIKLVFLSGFDLIEYQEKANEIGASAFLNKHISIELLIENLKKIYYDNKTIFPTTNNSIYHSLTSREKDILRYLSYGDKQSTIAATLNISDRTIRNHIASINEKMNTNSALASVLKAIELGIVSTKLQ; encoded by the coding sequence ATGAACATACTGTTGATTGATGATCATATGTTAATAGGAAAAAGTCTAGAGATAACACTAAAAAACAATTCTAATATTAATGAGTTTCATTATATTACGGATCCAAAACTAGCTGAATACTCAGTTAATCTGTATAAGCCTTCCATTATTTTAATGGATATTCATATGGGAAAATACAATGGTCTGGAATTGGGAAAGCATTTACTTAATATGTTTGATATAAAATTGGTATTTCTTTCAGGTTTCGATTTAATCGAATATCAAGAAAAGGCAAATGAAATTGGTGCAAGTGCATTTCTAAATAAACATATTTCAATTGAGCTTTTGATTGAAAACTTAAAAAAAATATATTACGACAATAAAACCATATTCCCTACTACTAATAATAGTATCTATCACTCATTAACTAGTCGCGAGAAAGACATACTACGTTATCTTTCCTATGGTGATAAACAATCAACTATTGCAGCTACATTAAATATTTCTGATAGAACTATTCGAAACCATATTGCATCCATCAATGAAAAAATGAATACAAATTCAGCCCTAGCGTCTGTATTGAAAGCAATAGAGTTAGGTATTGTAAGTACTAAATTACAATAG
- a CDS encoding LPXTG cell wall anchor domain-containing protein has translation MKKIVKYLLLTVVILSNLFWVGHVFATSDYGTQFVTNTQIKDEQGKAVEEHHIFGYYDTFMITYDWAIPDNQTLSAGDTMTLKLPSGIQFPGNIQFEVRNPQNDLVGMAAVNKASGTVKVTFTDFVEQHQNIKGSLDLWVQWDKNKVQQNSETPINLGINGTIVLTVGDQGIINPNETLTKWGWVDEQDPLLIHWVVRINYAKSLIKNAEYIDYIGAGQSLVADSISVSLGHYGQNNSGFVSESELGKEHMTIGEDLKTFKVSFGDLDKSAVVEYSTRVVKELSSKAYDNSGTLTGINIEEDKTHSFVQDFGGDGNADGQNKETSTTTSSENTTGTTNTTGSSENSTDTTDTTDTTANSENTTDTTNTTTSSGNTTEPTNTTKITESTSSGQKASSNLTSSSSTKKQLPNTGEKQENGFWIILGMFILLLGMKKIDQSSK, from the coding sequence TTGAAAAAAATTGTAAAATATTTATTACTAACAGTAGTTATTTTATCTAATTTATTTTGGGTAGGGCATGTGTTCGCAACCAGTGACTACGGCACACAATTTGTAACAAACACTCAAATAAAAGATGAGCAAGGAAAAGCTGTGGAAGAACACCATATTTTTGGATACTATGACACTTTTATGATTACCTATGATTGGGCAATTCCTGACAACCAGACATTATCCGCGGGTGACACAATGACATTGAAACTTCCATCAGGAATTCAATTTCCAGGAAATATTCAATTTGAAGTAAGAAACCCCCAAAATGATTTGGTTGGAATGGCAGCTGTTAATAAGGCTTCGGGAACTGTCAAGGTGACGTTTACAGATTTTGTTGAGCAGCACCAAAATATTAAAGGTTCTCTAGACTTATGGGTGCAGTGGGACAAAAATAAAGTGCAACAAAATTCTGAAACGCCGATAAATCTAGGGATAAATGGGACAATTGTCTTAACAGTTGGCGACCAAGGGATTATAAATCCCAATGAGACGTTGACTAAATGGGGCTGGGTAGATGAGCAAGACCCGTTACTCATTCATTGGGTCGTTCGAATTAACTATGCTAAAAGTTTGATTAAAAATGCAGAATACATAGATTATATAGGGGCTGGACAATCTTTGGTTGCTGATAGCATTAGTGTTTCTCTGGGACATTATGGCCAGAATAACAGCGGATTTGTCTCTGAGTCTGAATTGGGTAAAGAACATATGACAATCGGAGAGGACTTGAAAACGTTTAAAGTATCTTTTGGCGATTTAGATAAGTCTGCTGTTGTCGAATATTCGACTCGTGTGGTAAAAGAGTTGAGCTCAAAGGCTTATGACAATTCTGGTACGTTAACTGGAATCAATATAGAAGAGGATAAAACACACAGTTTCGTGCAAGACTTTGGTGGTGATGGCAATGCTGATGGGCAAAACAAAGAAACCAGCACTACAACAAGTAGCGAGAATACCACTGGTACAACAAATACTACAGGAAGCAGTGAGAATAGCACAGACACAACAGACACTACAGATACTACAGCAAACAGTGAGAACACTACTGACACAACAAATACTACAACAAGCAGTGGGAATACTACTGAACCAACAAACACAACAAAAATTACGGAGAGTACAAGTAGTGGACAAAAAGCTTCTTCTAATCTAACAAGTTCTTCCTCCACAAAGAAACAGTTGCCCAATACAGGGGAGAAACAAGAGAATGGATTCTGGATCATCTTAGGAATGTTCATCTTGCTTTTAGGAATGAAAAAAATAGATCAATCAAGTAAATAA
- a CDS encoding sensor histidine kinase — protein MKDTFSKALILIAWVVIIVYSFSTVSIHTYMVSNSFKLIIGTYLLFIGTLVYFKARNYPPSINFLLLSISTCFTLIFIHSDNLILNKVGLAFLVLCPALLYFFLYSFIQGKKSIFFQMNLLVLTIISAISELVFLTKYFANCSLIILLVSTLISCFLIIFKAKSFFFQSKDYYLLSISILFSYFPFTLFYFLSTIYENISYPFSFLSYFSLFSVIIFPTTIVYLLIRSKIIVFKHDSYLIISSILCTVMFTISLFLLDLDENKKIIIILLFSIMMAVNLLINTKLKNKKLKKLKEITRNLSNERIELLNQITYSNLSNTVSKLILKSLTQSADVEDILVTTQSDSNYIVICEKGTKISKSVKKMMKHMKIEIQQLEIENQAYLCIPVPQPSEVVWVFLGQRKNHVRFSQFDIDIIIETTEQYTMILNMMKLLHESQQKYISSSFITNNLIQTKLFNNIESEKMNYANYLHDHILQSIIGLSTLVSNLTGDSEITDLIDREFTRLVQSIRNQIFDTFPSTLYNVSFEDNIKILMADFDKKKPDKIESLILKISVKKELPKHIIAPAYRIIKELNENILKHSLATVATTTLFTQNQYLHIIVEDNGIGINDYKKFEEISFQPKQHIGLLSIKNDLNWLNGSFELVRKTNSEIGTKIRIKIPLKEEVAHEHTVD, from the coding sequence TTGAAAGATACATTCTCAAAAGCATTGATTCTGATTGCTTGGGTAGTAATTATTGTCTATTCATTCTCTACTGTTTCAATTCACACATATATGGTCTCTAATTCCTTCAAGCTAATCATTGGTACTTACTTACTTTTTATTGGAACTTTGGTCTATTTTAAAGCTAGAAATTATCCTCCATCTATTAATTTTTTATTACTTTCAATATCAACATGTTTTACTCTTATCTTTATCCATTCTGACAATTTAATCTTAAACAAAGTGGGGTTAGCATTTTTAGTATTATGTCCAGCTTTATTATACTTTTTTCTCTATTCTTTTATTCAAGGAAAAAAGAGCATTTTTTTTCAAATGAACCTATTAGTACTCACCATAATTTCTGCAATTAGTGAGTTAGTATTCTTAACAAAATACTTTGCAAATTGTAGTTTGATCATTTTATTAGTTTCAACACTCATCTCATGCTTCTTAATTATTTTTAAAGCAAAAAGTTTCTTCTTTCAATCAAAAGACTATTATCTACTGAGTATTTCTATTTTGTTTTCTTATTTTCCCTTTACACTTTTTTATTTTTTATCCACAATTTATGAAAATATAAGCTATCCATTTTCTTTTTTGAGCTATTTTTCATTGTTCTCTGTAATTATCTTTCCAACTACAATAGTCTATTTACTTATTAGAAGTAAAATAATAGTTTTCAAACACGATTCTTATTTAATCATAAGTAGTATACTATGTACTGTTATGTTTACTATATCTCTATTTCTATTAGACTTGGATGAAAACAAAAAAATCATCATTATTCTTCTATTTTCTATCATGATGGCAGTTAATCTTCTCATCAACACCAAATTAAAAAATAAGAAATTGAAAAAGTTAAAAGAAATCACCAGAAACCTTTCAAATGAAAGAATTGAGCTTCTTAATCAAATTACTTACTCCAATCTTTCAAATACAGTTTCTAAACTCATCTTGAAAAGTTTGACACAATCAGCAGACGTTGAGGACATCTTAGTAACCACTCAATCAGATAGCAATTACATCGTTATTTGTGAAAAGGGTACAAAGATTTCAAAATCAGTAAAAAAAATGATGAAACATATGAAAATCGAAATACAGCAGCTAGAAATTGAAAATCAAGCTTACCTTTGCATTCCAGTCCCTCAACCGTCTGAAGTAGTCTGGGTATTTTTAGGTCAAAGAAAAAATCATGTGCGCTTTTCACAATTTGATATCGACATCATTATCGAGACAACAGAGCAATATACAATGATTTTAAATATGATGAAATTGCTCCATGAGTCTCAACAAAAGTATATTTCTTCATCTTTTATTACAAATAATCTTATCCAAACAAAGTTATTCAATAATATAGAATCAGAAAAAATGAACTACGCAAATTATTTACATGATCATATACTTCAATCTATTATCGGCTTAAGTACTCTCGTCAGTAATTTAACTGGTGATTCAGAAATTACAGATTTGATTGACAGAGAGTTTACAAGATTAGTTCAATCTATTAGAAACCAAATTTTTGATACTTTCCCTTCTACACTCTACAACGTATCATTTGAAGACAACATTAAAATACTGATGGCAGATTTTGATAAAAAGAAACCAGATAAGATTGAAAGTTTGATCTTAAAAATTTCAGTAAAAAAAGAATTACCTAAGCATATTATTGCTCCAGCGTATAGAATAATAAAAGAATTAAATGAAAATATCCTCAAACACTCTTTAGCAACAGTAGCAACCACTACCCTATTTACACAAAATCAATATTTGCACATAATTGTTGAAGATAATGGAATCGGTATCAATGATTATAAAAAATTTGAAGAAATTTCTTTTCAGCCAAAACAGCATATTGGCTTACTTTCAATCAAAAACGATCTAAATTGGCTAAATGGTTCCTTTGAGCTTGTTCGGAAAACTAATTCAGAAATTGGAACAAAAATTAGGATCAAAATTCCTTTAAAGGAGGAGGTAGCACATGAACATACTGTTGATTGA
- a CDS encoding helix-turn-helix domain-containing protein produces the protein MFSTKVSRFFLSKNQMKKIKILYIMIDEKYISTLHLKKMLGLSIRATKKIMEELTEEIDFYKQPNQSLQLIYCDNVYCWNPKFCYESCMKILYQLKKSYFIQSSLYKSLFFMMIERSCTLTEFSEKLSYSQSYCYKLMDQLNEFFQVTHLSLKIIKEKKLFKLLGDELEIRQLNYYIIAAVYSSAEWPDYLTERKKIVRTQRYLQLEKYDQLSPSNQLKKDLLLGIFQEAIENGFKIQTVSQNDRELYEFFVRDSDRKKLFAFLQNNYCLKTSDNYNESFCFELLSHHVVPELIDKNEKIRMGRQLIKSNYDNEFLKKELLFLNKICTRYSLTNDESAFFLTDLTTKILILKNFHFWKFYEMSEQSQKIKNVPNQLVYDVEELIGSYFKEAERLHCVKYLANICYYNLLVMDKNVLKIYTEFYYKSSYKEVVEQFILTTYNNNKVGITPDFSEADVIISDGIPYHMNEQTKLFYFSDSSNPKNWEELASFLQKQLISKNIT, from the coding sequence ATGTTTTCAACAAAAGTTAGTCGTTTTTTTTTATCAAAAAATCAAATGAAAAAAATTAAAATATTATATATTATGATAGATGAAAAATATATAAGTACTTTACATTTGAAAAAAATGCTGGGCTTAAGCATTCGCGCCACCAAAAAAATTATGGAAGAACTTACAGAAGAAATTGACTTTTATAAACAGCCAAATCAGTCATTACAGTTAATCTATTGTGACAATGTATATTGTTGGAATCCAAAATTCTGTTATGAGAGCTGTATGAAAATACTCTATCAACTGAAGAAAAGCTATTTTATTCAGTCTTCTCTTTATAAATCCTTGTTTTTTATGATGATTGAAAGAAGCTGCACTCTGACGGAGTTTTCCGAAAAACTTAGTTATAGTCAATCGTATTGTTATAAACTCATGGATCAATTAAATGAATTTTTTCAGGTCACTCACTTAAGTCTAAAAATTATTAAAGAAAAGAAATTGTTTAAGTTGCTGGGAGATGAGTTGGAAATCAGACAACTAAACTATTACATTATTGCCGCAGTATATAGTTCAGCGGAATGGCCTGACTATTTAACAGAAAGAAAAAAAATTGTGAGGACCCAAAGGTATTTACAGTTAGAAAAGTATGATCAACTATCTCCCTCTAATCAATTAAAGAAAGATCTCTTGCTAGGAATTTTTCAAGAGGCGATTGAAAATGGATTTAAAATACAAACGGTTTCTCAAAACGATCGAGAGTTGTATGAATTTTTTGTTCGGGATAGTGATAGAAAAAAACTATTTGCTTTTTTACAAAATAACTATTGCTTAAAGACTAGTGACAATTACAATGAGAGCTTTTGTTTTGAACTGTTGTCACATCACGTAGTTCCAGAACTAATTGACAAAAACGAAAAAATTCGAATGGGTCGACAGTTAATAAAAAGCAATTATGATAATGAATTTTTAAAGAAAGAGCTGCTATTTTTGAATAAAATTTGTACTCGTTACTCTTTAACAAATGATGAAAGCGCGTTTTTTTTAACGGACTTGACAACAAAAATTCTGATTTTAAAAAATTTTCATTTTTGGAAGTTTTATGAAATGAGCGAGCAATCACAGAAAATCAAAAATGTTCCAAACCAGCTAGTTTATGATGTTGAGGAACTCATTGGAAGCTATTTTAAAGAAGCAGAGCGGCTTCATTGTGTGAAGTATCTAGCAAATATTTGTTATTATAACTTATTGGTTATGGACAAAAATGTTTTGAAAATATATACAGAATTTTATTATAAGTCCTCTTATAAAGAAGTGGTTGAACAATTTATTTTAACTACCTATAACAATAACAAAGTGGGAATAACACCTGACTTTAGTGAGGCAGATGTTATTATTTCAGATGGCATTCCTTATCATATGAACGAGCAGACCAAACTTTTTTACTTCTCAGATAGCAGTAATCCTAAAAATTGGGAGGAATTAGCCAGCTTTTTGCAAAAACAACTCATAAGCAAGAACATTACGTAG
- a CDS encoding lactococcin 972 family bacteriocin yields MKKIMLSLFVTSVSVLGFSVSALADSGQGYPSDIATSNQAESFVVSDSPFLRLSVKVGGGTHEFGVKGIARYSQYSKYTHNSKTHKATAMMNDKYTKSGWVEKKKTASAETPKYWSYSTNNSYWATK; encoded by the coding sequence ATGAAAAAAATAATGTTGAGTTTGTTTGTAACAAGTGTCTCCGTTTTAGGTTTTTCTGTCTCTGCTTTGGCAGATTCAGGACAAGGTTATCCATCAGATATCGCAACTAGCAATCAAGCTGAATCTTTTGTTGTAAGTGATAGTCCCTTTTTGAGATTATCCGTTAAAGTTGGTGGTGGTACTCATGAATTTGGGGTAAAGGGAATAGCTAGATATTCTCAGTACAGTAAATATACACATAACTCAAAAACTCATAAAGCAACTGCAATGATGAATGACAAGTATACTAAGTCTGGATGGGTTGAAAAGAAAAAGACTGCAAGTGCTGAGACTCCAAAATACTGGAGTTATTCTACTAATAATTCATACTGGGCCACAAAATAA
- a CDS encoding MazG nucleotide pyrophosphohydrolase domain-containing protein, giving the protein MEIENYQKWISEFYKNRGWYALNPFIRMNFLSEETGEVARAIRTIEIGRDRPDERTASDQENLDNLIEELGDVLDNIFILADKYNFSLEQILDAHQAKLTKRFK; this is encoded by the coding sequence ATGGAAATTGAAAACTATCAAAAATGGATTAGTGAGTTTTATAAAAATCGCGGATGGTATGCCTTAAATCCATTCATTCGCATGAACTTTCTTTCTGAGGAGACAGGAGAGGTTGCTCGTGCAATTCGAACAATTGAGATTGGTCGAGATCGGCCAGACGAACGAACAGCCTCTGATCAAGAAAATTTGGACAATTTGATCGAAGAACTTGGCGATGTACTGGATAATATCTTTATCTTAGCTGATAAGTACAACTTCTCTTTAGAACAAATACTTGATGCGCACCAAGCGAAATTGACAAAACGATTCAAATAA
- a CDS encoding glycoside hydrolase family 32 protein, giving the protein MIVKKLVLGLCMSILGMLTVNATAVKAEVVGDYAQAYHLNPKNGFMNDIQSVFYNEQTKEYNLYYLHNKDYATGGNGTEWEHVSTKDFVTYKNLGTAIPKYQTSTGDIASGTLYRDYDNRLGFGANALISYVTSYGDGQQTQNIWYSLDNGNTFKPYANNPIMKPMTKDADFRDPYVFRLGDTFYMYLAEGNKIGVYESKDGINFSYKDGIYSQIDQLGLLECPNLFELTTTDTGEKKWVLLVGGNGYKRNETTGTYYVVGSLKDGVFQPETQARRIDSGSDFYGAKFMQQNDSQLLGLAWLGSWDYNNKVNSTNGSLGSMSMARTISFTSENNYTLKTSAFQTGNLFKKTVLNRTVSTKQAKGDSEGYKTVLATTLNQKGFALDLAANATDATLPSHIHVEVKNDDSYFKLDFDTTNGYYMITRNGQHVTDVDDANAIYTAAHVAKVDTNSTTQFNAKLFVDGGSIELYFPNSGNTYSLAKFSTSVKNQVSIKMNGDAKVSYKLSR; this is encoded by the coding sequence ATGATAGTGAAAAAATTAGTTTTAGGTCTATGTATGTCAATTTTAGGGATGTTGACAGTAAATGCTACTGCAGTAAAAGCTGAGGTTGTGGGGGATTATGCGCAAGCTTACCATTTGAATCCAAAAAATGGTTTTATGAATGACATCCAGAGTGTTTTCTATAATGAGCAAACGAAAGAATACAATCTTTATTATTTACACAATAAAGATTATGCAACTGGTGGAAATGGAACAGAATGGGAGCATGTGTCAACTAAAGATTTTGTTACCTACAAAAACTTAGGAACAGCCATTCCAAAGTATCAAACCTCTACCGGGGATATCGCTTCAGGGACTTTGTACCGTGATTACGATAATCGCTTAGGATTTGGAGCGAATGCTTTGATTAGCTATGTTACCAGCTATGGGGATGGGCAACAAACACAAAATATTTGGTATTCATTAGATAACGGAAACACGTTCAAACCATATGCGAACAACCCGATTATGAAGCCAATGACAAAAGATGCTGACTTTCGAGATCCATATGTGTTTCGACTAGGCGATACATTTTACATGTATCTTGCAGAAGGAAATAAAATTGGTGTTTATGAATCAAAAGATGGAATAAATTTCTCATATAAAGATGGTATTTATAGTCAAATCGATCAATTAGGTTTACTTGAATGTCCTAATTTATTTGAACTAACAACAACAGATACTGGTGAAAAAAAATGGGTGCTGCTTGTTGGTGGAAATGGCTATAAAAGAAATGAAACAACTGGAACTTATTATGTAGTAGGATCCTTGAAAGACGGTGTTTTTCAACCAGAGACACAAGCAAGACGTATTGATAGCGGCAGTGATTTTTACGGTGCTAAATTTATGCAACAAAATGATAGCCAACTTTTAGGCCTTGCATGGTTAGGTAGCTGGGACTATAACAATAAAGTAAACTCCACAAATGGGAGCTTGGGTTCTATGAGTATGGCTCGTACGATTTCGTTTACCAGTGAAAATAACTACACTTTAAAAACATCAGCTTTTCAAACAGGGAATTTATTCAAAAAAACTGTTTTGAACCGTACCGTAAGCACCAAGCAAGCAAAAGGAGATAGCGAAGGCTACAAAACCGTACTGGCTACTACGTTGAATCAAAAAGGATTTGCTTTGGATCTGGCTGCAAATGCAACGGATGCAACATTACCTAGTCATATCCATGTGGAAGTCAAAAATGATGATTCATACTTTAAATTAGACTTTGATACAACTAATGGGTATTACATGATTACAAGAAATGGGCAACATGTGACAGATGTCGATGACGCAAATGCCATTTATACCGCGGCGCATGTTGCAAAGGTAGACACTAACTCAACCACACAGTTTAATGCAAAACTATTTGTAGATGGAGGAAGTATAGAGCTTTACTTCCCCAATAGTGGCAATACCTATTCACTCGCTAAGTTTTCTACTAGTGTGAAAAACCAAGTAAGCATTAAGATGAACGGAGATGCAAAAGTTTCTTACAAGCTTTCTCGTTAA
- the rplS gene encoding 50S ribosomal protein L19: MNPLIEALTQEQLRTDIPDFRPGDTVRVHAKVVEGTRERIQLFEGVVIKRRGAGVSETYTVRKISNGVGVERTFPLHTPRVAKLEVIRQGKVRRAKLYYLRALHGKAARIKEIRR; this comes from the coding sequence ATGAACCCATTAATCGAAGCATTAACACAAGAACAATTACGTACGGATATCCCTGATTTCCGTCCTGGAGACACAGTGCGTGTTCACGCAAAAGTTGTCGAAGGTACACGTGAACGTATTCAGTTATTTGAAGGTGTTGTTATCAAACGCCGTGGAGCTGGAGTAAGTGAAACTTATACAGTTCGTAAAATTTCTAACGGTGTTGGCGTGGAACGTACATTCCCATTACACACACCACGTGTTGCAAAACTTGAAGTGATTCGTCAAGGTAAAGTTCGTCGTGCGAAACTTTATTACCTACGTGCACTACACGGAAAAGCAGCTCGTATCAAAGAAATCCGTCGTTAA